The Haloferax volcanii DS2 DNA segment ATTACCATCTACTCGCTGCTCATCGGCGTGCTGTTCCTGCTCGGGGTCATCCCGAACTCGGCGTACCTCGGGCTCTAAACCCGGACGCCTCCGGCCCCGCACCCGTCGTTCACGATTTTTCTGCGCCGCGTTCCGCAACCGGTAGCGATAACGCTCCGCGGTCGATACCCGACGTATGGAACGCATCGTCACCGTCGTCCCGAAAGACGGCCTGCACGCACGTCCCGCCTCCCAGTTCGTCGAGACCGCGAACTCCTTCGACGCCGACATCCAACTCGGCCGGGCCGACGAGGACGACCTCGTCCCCGCCGCCAGCATGCTCGCCGTCACCGGCCTCGGCGTCGGCCACGGCGAGGAGATTCGCCTCGTCGCCGACGGCGACGACGCGGAGGCCGCGCTCGACGCGCTCGAAGCAGTGCTCTCGACGCCCGAAGCCGGCGACGAAGAATAAGAACCGACGGCCCGCCGCTCCCGCGGCGGTCTTTTACCGGCACGAATCGACGAACCGACTCAGTTCGGCCGGTTCAGCGCAGATCAGTTCAGCTTCCGGTAGTCGCGGGCGTCCTCGGCGCGCTCGACGACCGAGTCGAGCGTCGCCTTCTTGCTCGTCGTCTCGACGGCCGCGTTGAGCGTCCCCTCCAGCACCGGCGCGTCCGCGATGACCGCCTCGGAGTCCATCGCCGTCTCGATGGCGAGCTCCGCGTTCATCACGGCGCTGCCGAGGTCGACGAGGACGACGACTCCGTCGCCGTCGTCCGCCTCCTCGATGCCCTCGCGGATGCGGTCCGGCGAGGTTCCGATGCCGTCTTCGTCGCCGCCGGCGGGGACGATGCGGGCGTTGCCGCCGCCCATCTGCGCCGCGACCTCCGCGATTCCCTCGGCCGCCTTCGCGCTGTGCGAGACGACGACGAGGCCAATCATTCGCCTCTCCCGACCGCGTCTTCGGCCCGCGCGTCGCGGTCGACCTCGCCGTCGAGGTACTCCTCGGCCGTTTCGAGGAGCTCTTCGAGGATGAACAGCGTGCTCGTCGCGCCGGGGTCCTGATGGCCGACCGAGCGCCAGTCGAGGAACGACGCGCGGCCCTTCATCGCCTTGATGGGGACGGTGAAGGCGACGCCGCGCTCGGCCGCGTCGACGGCCTTGGCGAGGGCTTCCAGCGGCGGGAGGTCGTCCTGCTCGATAGACTTCTTGTAGGTGTGGACGGCGGGCACGAGCGCGTCGACCATCGTCTTCGCGCCGACCTGCGCGCCGCCGCGGTCCTTGACCTTGTCGAGGTACGCTTCGGCGAACGCCACCGACGACTCGGCGGTGATGCCGTCTTCGAGCTCTTGGCTAGCGAACATGATAGAGCCGCCGTAGAGGGGGCCGGAGGCCCCGCCGACGTTCGAGATGAGCGTCGTCCCGACGTTTTTGACGACCTCGTTCGGCTCCATCTCGACGAACTCCTCGCGCTTGTCGGCGGCCTTGCCGAAGCCGCGTTCCATGTTCGCGCCGTGGTCGGCGTCGCCGATGGCGGAGTCGAGGTCCGTGAGATACTCCCTCTCCTCGGCGAGGCGCTCCGCGACGTTGTCGAGCGCGTCCAGCACCGCTTCGCGTTGTGTCTCTGCGTCAGCCATGGCTGACCTTCGTCGGCCGGGGGTTAATCCCTTGTCCCGCGGGACTGTTCTGCCGCGAAAAATCGGTGACGTGTCGGGGGTCGTCGGCGCGAGTTCGCTGCGACCGACGACGCGGCGCGTCGCTTACTCGGTGACGGTCAGGCCGGGCGTCTCCGCGGGCGCGCCGAGCAGTTCCTTCAACTCGTCGTCGACGCGGAGCACGGAGACCGAACAGCCCATCATGTCGAGCGAGGTCATGTAGTCGCCGACCCACGCGTCCCACGTCTCGACGCCGCGGTCGTCGAGGATGGACTGGAGCTTGCGGTTGACGATGTACAGCTCCGACAGCGGCGTGCCGCCCATGCCGTTGACCATCGTCACGACCTCCTCGCCCTCGCCGAGGTCGAGGTCGTCGAGGACGTTCTCGGTCAGGTGTTCGGTAATCTCGTCGGCGCTCATGACGTCGGCGCGCTCGGTGCCCGGCTCGCCGTGGATGCCGATGCCGAGTTCGATTTCGTCCTCGCCGAGGTCGAACGTCGGCTCGCCCTTCTCCGGGGTGACACAGGAGGTGAGCGCCATCCCCATCGTCCGCACGTTGTCGACGACCTTCTCCGCGACCGCCGTGACCTCGTCGAGGTCGCCGCCCGCGGCGGCCTTCGCGCCCGCGCACTTGTGGACGAAGATGGTGCCCGCGACGCCGCGGCGACCCGAGGTGTACAGCGAGTCCTCGACGGCCACGTCGTCGTTGACGACGACCTGCTCGACGTCGACGCCCTCCATGCCGGCCATCTCGGCGGCGGTGTCGAAGTTCATCACGTCGCCCTCGTAGTTCTTGACGACGCAGAGGACGCCCTCGCCCGCGTCCGTCGCCTGAATCATCTCGTTCAACTGGTCGGCCGTCGGGGAGGTAAAGACCTCACCGGCCGCCGCGCCGTCGAGCATCCCCTCGCCGAGATAGCCCGCGTGCGTCGGCTCGTGGCCCGACCCGCCGCCGGAGACGACCGCGACCTTCCCCTCGGCCGGCGCGTCGTCGCGGACGAGAACGTTCGTGCCGTCGAGCCGGCGCAGTTCGGGGTGCGCCGCGACCATCCCGTCGAGCATCTCGTCTACGACCGCTCCGGGTTCGTTGATGAGTTTTTTCATGACTCACCGTCCCTCACGTTCGATGAGGCCAAAAGTGTTGGTCAGTCGGAAGTCGAGGCGGTCGCCGTCTGCGAAAAATCGGTGGTAAGCACCCTCCATTTCGCGGGTCGCGGCGGCGGCCGAACGCCGGCGGCGACCGGGGAGGGACGGAAACGCGCGACCGCCTCAGTCGAGTTGGGTGACCGCGATAGTCACCGACACGTCTTCGACGTCCCACGTCTCGACCGTCTCGCCCTCGGCGCTTCCGAGGTCGAACTCGCGGGCGCGGACCTCCTCGGCGATGAGGTCGCTGTTCTCCTCGACGAAGCCGGCGACGCGCTCGTCGTCGACGCCGAGCGACACGTCGATTTCGGCCTCCACGTCGAGGTCGAGCTGTTTGCGCATCTCCTGAATCCGGCGGATGACGTCGCGGGCGTAGCCCTCGGACTCGATGTCGTCGGTGAGTTCGGTGTCGACGTAGACCGTGCCGCCCTCGAAGTCGGCACCGCTGACGTGTTTCGGCGGTTCCGCGCGGTACGAGACCATCTCGTCGGTGAGGTCGTACGTCTCGCCGTCGACCTCGACGCCGGATTCGACCTCGGCGCGCGAGAGGCCTTCGACTGCCTCCATGATTTTTTGCGCCTCAGCGCCGAACTCCGGCCCGATGACGCTCATCTGCGGCTCGGCCGTCTCGACGAGTTCGTCGAAGACCTCGACGACCTGCACGTCGCGGGTGTTCACGCGCTCCGCGAGGAGGTCCGAGAGGGCGTCGACCGCCTCGGCGACGTCCTCGTCGTCGGATTCGACGACGATTCGCGAGACGGGCCAGCGGAGCTTGCGGCCGCCGAGTTGGCGGGCGTGCGCCGCGGCCTCCTCCACGTCGCGGAGGACGGCCATGTTGGCCTCCAGTTCCTCGTTTCGGAGCTCCTCGTCGGCCTCGGGGTACGACAGCATGTGGACGGTCGTCTCCGAGCCGTCGAGCCGCTGGTACATCCGCTCGGCCATGTAGGGTGCGTAGGGCGCGATGAGCCGGATGGACTCCGAGAGCACCGTCGAGAGCGTGGCGTACGCGCCGAGCTTCGACGCCGAGTCCTCCTCGTCCCACATGCGCTCGCGGATGGCCTTCACGTAGAAGCGCGACACGTCCTTCGTGATGAAGTCGAGGAGCGTGTTGAGCGCGGTGGAGACCTCGTAATCGTCCCACGCGTCGGCCATCTCGGCCTCGACGGTCTGGAGCCGCGAGAGCACCCACTCGTCGACGACGGTGAGTTCGCCCGCAGAGAGGTCGGCCTCGGCGGGGTCGTAGCCGTCGAGGTCCATGTACGGAAGCGGGAAGCGGAAGACGTTCCAGAAGATGTTGAGCGTCGACTGGGTGTCCGCGAGGCCGTCCCACTCGAACGAGAGGTCGACGCCCTGCTGGTCGTGGCTGAGGAGGTAGGCGCGAAGCGGGTCGCGGCCGGCGCGGTCGATGGCCTCCTCGGGCGTCACGATGTTGCCGACGGACTTCGACATCTTGCGGCCGTCCTTGTCGTTGGCGAAGCCGTGCATGATGACCTCCTTGTACGGCGACTCGCCGGTCGCGGCGGTGCCCATACCGAGCTGCGACCAGAACCAGCCGCGGGTCTGGTCGTGCGCCTCGATGATGAGGTCGGCGGGCCACAGTTCGTCGTAGGCGTCCGTCTCGCCGGGGAAGTCGAGCGTGCCCCACGTGGCGACCGAGGAGTCTATCCACACGTCGAACACGTCGGGGACGCGCTCGTAGGTGACGCCGTCTTCGGTGATGGTGATGGGGTCCACCGAGGGGCGGTGGAGGTCCACCGTCTCGGGGTCGATATCCTGGTCGGCGCGCTCGGCCAGTTCCTCTCGCGTGCCGACGACAATCATCTCCTGTGCGTCCTCGGCGTCGGCGTCCTGCGGAACCCAGATGGGAAGCGGGATGCCCCAGTAACGCTGCCGGGAGACGTTCCAGTCGGGCGCGTCGCTCACGAAGTCGCGGAAGCGGTTGTCGCGGGCCCACTGCGGGTGCCACTCGGACTCCTCGATGTTGTCGAGGAGCTGTTCTTTCACGTCGGTGACCGTGATGAACCACTGGTCGGTGGCGAGGAAGATGATGTCCGTGTCACAGCGCCAACAGTGGCCGTAGCGGTGGTCGTGCTCGCCGGCGTGGAGCAGGTGGCCGAGTTCGTCGAGGTCCTCGATGACCTCCGGGTTGGCGTCGCGGACGAAGGTGCCCGCGTAGTCGCCGCCCTGCTCGGTGAACTCGCCTTTGTCGTCCACGGGGACGAACACGTCGAGGCCGAGTTCCTGCCCGCGGGCGAAGTCCTCCTGCCCGTGGCCGGGCGCGGAGTGGACGAGGCCCGTGCGGTCGGCCTCGACGTAGTCGGCGGTGTACACCTGTCCCGCGCCCTCGAAGTCGGCGTACTCGTCGACCACGCCGTCGAGCGGGTGGTCGTACTCCCAGCCGACCATCTCCTCGCCCGTGACCTCCGAGAGCACCTCGTAGTCCTCGTAGCGGCCCTTCTTCAGGACCTCCTCGACGCAGGGCTCGGCGAGGTAGAGCACTTCGCTCTCGCCGTCCTTCTCGGCGCGGACCTCCTGATACGTCATCTCGCCGTCGACGGCGACGAACGTGTTCGCGGGGATGGTCCACGGCGTCGTCGTCCAGATGACGAGGTTGCCCTCGCGGCCCTTCAGGGGGAACTTGACGTAGATGGACGGCGAGGTGATTTCGTCGTACTCGACCTCGTTGGCCGCGATGGCGGTCTGACAGCGCGGGCAGTAGTTGACGCTGCGCTTGCCCTGTTCGACGAGTCCGTTTTCGGCGACCTTCGAGAACGCCCACCACGCGGACTCCATGTACTCGGGCGACAGCGTCTGGTAGGGGTTGTCCCAGTCCATCCACGCGCCGATGGACTGGAAGTCCTCGTCCATCGCCTCGCGGTTGCGGACGGCGAACTCCTTGCACTTCTGGATGAACTGCTCCATGCCGAACTCCTCGATGTCGCGCTTCGAGGTGAAGCCGAGTTCCTCCTCGACTTTGACCTCGATGGGGAGGCCGTGCATGTCGTAGCCGGGGCGGTCCGTGACCTGCTGCCCCGTCATGCGCTTGTGCCGGATGACGGCGTCCTTCAGCGTCTTGTTCCACGCCGTGCCGAGGTGCATCTGGCCGGACGTGTACGGCGGGCCGTCGACGAAGAAGAACGACGGGTCGTCGGCGTGTGCCTCCTTCGTCGCCTCGTACGCGTCGTTCTCGTCCCAGTACTCGCCGACGACGGACTCCACGTCCGACGGCGTGTACTGGTCTGCGATGTCTTCCATACCCCGTCCTTCTCGCGGATATATATCAAAACGGCGGGTCTGGTCCGCGTCGGCGGGACGTGCCGCCGGGTCGGACTCAGACACGGGCGACACTCCGCCGTCGAGGGGCGGCCCGCCGCGCTCGCGGGTGCAGTCGCCGGGTTGCTGGCCGCTGCCGATGGCCTGTTGGTCGCTGTCGAGACGCCTGTCGGGTGCGAGTCGTGTGTCGCTCCATGTGGGGTTCCGTGGTCGTGGTCAGGTCACACCGGACGAGAGACCGCTGTGCTCGGAAGTCGATACGGGCGGGAGTCGAGGATGAGAGATGTGCGAGGCTACCGCCCCGCAATACTGGGCGACGGGGCGACGACCGAGGTCGGAACTGGCCGACCGCGACGCCGACGCTATCGGTCCGCCCAGCGACCGACGCGGTAGGTCGCCACAGTCTGTTCGGGGTCGGACCCGTGGGTCGTGCCGGACTCGTCGTCGCGCTCGAACACCCGGAGCGCGGCGTTCGTCGGGGCCGCCCCCCTCGCAACGTCGAACGTCGAGAGGTGGGTGCAGACGAGCGTGTCGGCATCCACCTCGAACACCTCGGGGTCGGCCGGCGGCGACCGCCGAATCGGGATGTCGGCGTCGCGCCATCCGGTCCACGACGGCGAAAGCGCGGTGTTGTAGAACGCGGCGTCCTCGCGGGGCATCCGGACCTCGAACAGGAGGACGAACGAGTCGCCGTCGGCTTCCAGCAGGTCGTTCGAGTACTGCCCCTGCATCGCGCGGTCGGTGAACACGTCCCGCTGGTCGGCCGGCGGGTCCGAAAAGAGCCACCCGCGGAAATCGGCGTCGTCGGGGAACGACCCGTTCACGTACTGTTCGTCTGCCGGGTGGAGTTTCGAGTGGCCGGTGTCGGCGCGGATGCGACCGCTTGTGGTCCGTCGGGCGTCGGCGAGACAGCCCGAGAGACCGGCAAGCGAGAGCGCGGCGGCGCTCGAAAGGAGGGCTCGGCGGTGCATACTGTCGTGTGGCGCGGGAACGACATAAACGTCCGCCGTGACGCGAGTCCCGGCGGCTCAGCCGAAGTCCGGCAGGTCGTCGGGCGCTTCGTACTCGGACTCCCAGTCGATGTAGTCGTCTTTGAGCACGTCGCACACGTCCTGTCCGAGTTCGGTGAGGCCGGCGTTGATAGACGACACCTCGCCCCACGAGGTGAGTTCGGGGTGGAGTTCGCGCTCCTTCCAGTCCTCGGGGATGCCCGGCGCGTGGTAGCCGACGCGGTCCGCGAAGTCGTCCCAGAAGAAGTCGAAGTGGGAGAGGAGGTCGAGGTCGAGGACGATTTCCCACTGCGCCTCCGTGACGGGTGTCTCCGCGGCCCACGCCTCGAAGGCGCCGGCCCACGCGCCGGCTTCGAGGAACTCCTCCAACTCGGCGCGCTTGAAGTCGGCGTCGGCCGCCACCTGCGCGTCGTCGTACTGGTTCGGGTCGACGGTCGGGAGCGACGGCGGAGCCGGGACGGGAACGTCGAGCATGGTCGCCAGTCGGTCGCCGCGGGGGAAAAGAGTTCGGCGCTGTCGTCGGTGGGAGCGTCCGCCCTACTCCATGCGCTCGATGACGGATTCGAGCTGGTCGGCGCGGGCGGCGACCGCCTCGGCGCGGAGTTCCTCTTCCTCGTCGGTCTCGCAGACGAGGCGGGGCACGGGCGTCGGCTTCCCGTCGTCGTCGAGCGCGACGAACGTCAGGAACGACGTGGTCGTCTTCCGTCGCTCGTCGGTCTTCGGGTTCTCGGCGTGCACGTCGACTTTCACGTCCACGCTGGTCCGACCGACGTTGAACACGTACGCCTCCATGACGGCCACCTCACCGAGGTCGATGGGGCCGATGAAGTCGACGTGGTCCATCGACGCGGTGACGCACTGGCGGTTCGAAAAGCGCATCGCCGCGATGGCCCCGCAGATGTCCATCCAGTGGAGGACCGCGCCACCGAGGGCTCGCCCGAGGTTGTTGGTGTCGTTCGGCAGGAGGAGTTCGGTCATCTCGGTGCGCGACTCGTCGAGCGTCGCGGTGGGTTCGCTCATGCGAGCAGGGTCACGCCGAGGGGGCTTGAAATCGTGGGGCGCGGCGGCGACGGCCCCGGGTCACTCGTCGAAGTCGGCGTCGAACGCCTCGGGCGACTGGCCGGCGGCGTCGAGCACTTCGTCGGAGACGAGAATCGGGCAGTCGACGCGAATGGCGAGGGCGATGGCGTCGCTCGGGCGCGCGTCGAAGACGACCGACCGCGCCTCGCCGTCGTGGTAGCGCTCGGCGTCGACCTTGGCGAGGAACGTGCCGTTCGAGAGGTCGTCGATGCGGATGCTGTCGATTGCCCCCCCGAACTCCGTCACCATCTCGACCAGGAGGTCGTGAGTCAGCGGGCGCTCGAACTGCTCGCCGGAGAGACCGAGTTGGATGGCCTGAGCCTGGTCCGACGTGATGACGATGGGCAGGAACTCGTCGCGCGCTTCGAGGACGACCGCCGGGACGTTCGAGCCGTCTTCGCCGACGCCGACCCCGATACCGCGGACCACGGCACGGTGTTTCATGCTACGTTGTAGTTGGGGGGAGTACGAATAGTTACCCCAGCGCGAATCGCCGGCCCGGTCGCCGTCGGCCCCCGCGGGGCCTCACCGTCGGGCGAACTGGACGGCCGCGACGACGAGCAGGATGACGAGGCCGCCGGCGAAGAAGGCGAGCCCCGGCGGGACGACCTGCGCCGCCGCGGGCGCGGCCTCCGCGGCCATCGTCGAGACCGCCCCGGCGTCGGCGGACTCCGCGGCACTGCCACCGCCGCCGAGGACGCCGACCCCGCGCGTGGCGACCCACTGGACGAGCGCCGACAGCAGCGCCAACACGGCGACGCCGCCGAGCAGGCCCGACAGCATGGACGCCAGCCCCGTCCGCGTCTCCTCGCCGGCGGCGACGACGACGAGCGGCCTGTCGGCGGGCGCGTACACCTTCATCTCGCGGCCCTTCTCGGAGTAGACGGTGTCGACCACCTCGACGAGGCCCGCGTCGTCGAGCTTTCGGAGGTGGTACTGGACGTTCTGGAGCGACGTGTCGACGCGTTCCGCGAGCTCCGCGGCGTTCGTCGGCTCCTCGTGGAGCGCGGCGAGC contains these protein-coding regions:
- the ptsH1 gene encoding phosphocarrier protein HPr, coding for MERIVTVVPKDGLHARPASQFVETANSFDADIQLGRADEDDLVPAASMLAVTGLGVGHGEEIRLVADGDDAEAALDALEAVLSTPEAGDEE
- the dhaM gene encoding dihydroxyacetone kinase phosphoryl donor subunit DhaM, whose amino-acid sequence is MIGLVVVSHSAKAAEGIAEVAAQMGGGNARIVPAGGDEDGIGTSPDRIREGIEEADDGDGVVVLVDLGSAVMNAELAIETAMDSEAVIADAPVLEGTLNAAVETTSKKATLDSVVERAEDARDYRKLN
- the dhaL gene encoding dihydroxyacetone kinase subunit DhaL, whose protein sequence is MADAETQREAVLDALDNVAERLAEEREYLTDLDSAIGDADHGANMERGFGKAADKREEFVEMEPNEVVKNVGTTLISNVGGASGPLYGGSIMFASQELEDGITAESSVAFAEAYLDKVKDRGGAQVGAKTMVDALVPAVHTYKKSIEQDDLPPLEALAKAVDAAERGVAFTVPIKAMKGRASFLDWRSVGHQDPGATSTLFILEELLETAEEYLDGEVDRDARAEDAVGRGE
- the dhaK gene encoding dihydroxyacetone kinase subunit DhaK, producing MKKLINEPGAVVDEMLDGMVAAHPELRRLDGTNVLVRDDAPAEGKVAVVSGGGSGHEPTHAGYLGEGMLDGAAAGEVFTSPTADQLNEMIQATDAGEGVLCVVKNYEGDVMNFDTAAEMAGMEGVDVEQVVVNDDVAVEDSLYTSGRRGVAGTIFVHKCAGAKAAAGGDLDEVTAVAEKVVDNVRTMGMALTSCVTPEKGEPTFDLGEDEIELGIGIHGEPGTERADVMSADEITEHLTENVLDDLDLGEGEEVVTMVNGMGGTPLSELYIVNRKLQSILDDRGVETWDAWVGDYMTSLDMMGCSVSVLRVDDELKELLGAPAETPGLTVTE
- the ileS gene encoding isoleucine--tRNA ligase, with product MEDIADQYTPSDVESVVGEYWDENDAYEATKEAHADDPSFFFVDGPPYTSGQMHLGTAWNKTLKDAVIRHKRMTGQQVTDRPGYDMHGLPIEVKVEEELGFTSKRDIEEFGMEQFIQKCKEFAVRNREAMDEDFQSIGAWMDWDNPYQTLSPEYMESAWWAFSKVAENGLVEQGKRSVNYCPRCQTAIAANEVEYDEITSPSIYVKFPLKGREGNLVIWTTTPWTIPANTFVAVDGEMTYQEVRAEKDGESEVLYLAEPCVEEVLKKGRYEDYEVLSEVTGEEMVGWEYDHPLDGVVDEYADFEGAGQVYTADYVEADRTGLVHSAPGHGQEDFARGQELGLDVFVPVDDKGEFTEQGGDYAGTFVRDANPEVIEDLDELGHLLHAGEHDHRYGHCWRCDTDIIFLATDQWFITVTDVKEQLLDNIEESEWHPQWARDNRFRDFVSDAPDWNVSRQRYWGIPLPIWVPQDADAEDAQEMIVVGTREELAERADQDIDPETVDLHRPSVDPITITEDGVTYERVPDVFDVWIDSSVATWGTLDFPGETDAYDELWPADLIIEAHDQTRGWFWSQLGMGTAATGESPYKEVIMHGFANDKDGRKMSKSVGNIVTPEEAIDRAGRDPLRAYLLSHDQQGVDLSFEWDGLADTQSTLNIFWNVFRFPLPYMDLDGYDPAEADLSAGELTVVDEWVLSRLQTVEAEMADAWDDYEVSTALNTLLDFITKDVSRFYVKAIRERMWDEEDSASKLGAYATLSTVLSESIRLIAPYAPYMAERMYQRLDGSETTVHMLSYPEADEELRNEELEANMAVLRDVEEAAAHARQLGGRKLRWPVSRIVVESDDEDVAEAVDALSDLLAERVNTRDVQVVEVFDELVETAEPQMSVIGPEFGAEAQKIMEAVEGLSRAEVESGVEVDGETYDLTDEMVSYRAEPPKHVSGADFEGGTVYVDTELTDDIESEGYARDVIRRIQEMRKQLDLDVEAEIDVSLGVDDERVAGFVEENSDLIAEEVRAREFDLGSAEGETVETWDVEDVSVTIAVTQLD
- a CDS encoding acyl-CoA thioesterase; amino-acid sequence: MSEPTATLDESRTEMTELLLPNDTNNLGRALGGAVLHWMDICGAIAAMRFSNRQCVTASMDHVDFIGPIDLGEVAVMEAYVFNVGRTSVDVKVDVHAENPKTDERRKTTTSFLTFVALDDDGKPTPVPRLVCETDEEEELRAEAVAARADQLESVIERME
- a CDS encoding bifunctional nuclease family protein, which encodes MKHRAVVRGIGVGVGEDGSNVPAVVLEARDEFLPIVITSDQAQAIQLGLSGEQFERPLTHDLLVEMVTEFGGAIDSIRIDDLSNGTFLAKVDAERYHDGEARSVVFDARPSDAIALAIRVDCPILVSDEVLDAAGQSPEAFDADFDE
- a CDS encoding ArsR/SmtB family transcription factor codes for the protein MAGLLPSTPDTSAADESSPRVIGLEDDEASDLLSALSSGTARRVLAALHEEPTNAAELAERVDTSLQNVQYHLRKLDDAGLVEVVDTVYSEKGREMKVYAPADRPLVVVAAGEETRTGLASMLSGLLGGVAVLALLSALVQWVATRGVGVLGGGGSAAESADAGAVSTMAAEAAPAAAQVVPPGLAFFAGGLVILLVVAAVQFARR